A DNA window from Ostrea edulis chromosome 5, xbOstEdul1.1, whole genome shotgun sequence contains the following coding sequences:
- the LOC125652114 gene encoding uncharacterized protein LOC125652114, translating into METKKLIYFLPGPIFMFIGLIINIVSFSTAHWSKDQVSNAGLWKMCLGLSPLDSKRLCFHYSSRSHLPLMTFACSAPSTVGLILLIIATIWSIFSLFQNKKRARLWTQKSATVCLISVVFNLFALCIYAGSFDSISYDMIPKWSGVYDMHLSWSFTVACIGTGVSLVGSTMSLYIALKYGTSVHLSANVSHVPSLQVHPPPCSRLSSPTRFGSPRVSSPLPFSTKRYSPQGSYPKRNITPVNVS; encoded by the exons ATGGAGACTAAAAAACTTATTTATTTCCTTCCTGGTCCGATATTTATGTTCATTGGATTGATAATTAACATTGTAAGTTTCAGCACCGCTCACTGGTCTAAGGATCAAGTGAGTAATGCGGGACTGTGGAAAATGTGTCTAGGACTAAGTCCATTGGATTCAAAAAGGCTTTGTTTTCATTACAGCAGCCGCAGCCACCTGCCGT TGATGACATTTGCATGCAGTGCTCCGTCAACAGTTGGATTAATTCTGTTGATCATTGCCACAATATGGTCCATTTTctctttatttcaaaataaaaagagaGCACGCCTATGGACTCAGAAATCTGCTACCGTATGTCTGATTTCCG TTGTGTTCAATTTATTCGCACTCTGCATCTACGCTGGATCCTTTGACTCCATATCCTATGACATGATCCCAAAGTGGTCTGGAGTGTACGACATGCATTTGTCGTGGTCTTTCACTGTTGCGTGTATAGGAACGGGTGTGTCGTTAGTTGGATCCACGATGTCCCTTTATATTGCTCTGAAATATGGAACCAGTGTACATCTTTCAGCAAACGTTTCTCACGTTCCTTCTCTTCAAGTTCATCCCCCGCCATGTAGTCGACTTTCTTCGCCAACAAGATTCGGATCACCTCGTGTTTCTTCACCACTTCCATTCAGCACCAAACGATATTCACCTCAAGGGTCATATCCAAAACGAAATATTACACCCGTCAATGTATCATAA